In Dermacentor silvarum isolate Dsil-2018 chromosome 2, BIME_Dsil_1.4, whole genome shotgun sequence, the following proteins share a genomic window:
- the LOC119440712 gene encoding uncharacterized protein LOC119440712 — translation MEQQQLITKEDSPRRVRMEHASTTSSVGFRLTSKKVIVFLVSAVAVLGCVLALNVVHMYGTPAFTAETASTGPQEEDYLSVPVSAALPVQAAPAVERAPPAESAAPSQPAGAMPAAVAESGEAADIATFTQLAAGEDDSGLGGNDTRQMDPRCLDPVQMTPCSEKTSRWPAFFFDGRRCLTPVSVPPPGCLEGPNRFRSLGHCRGACQGQGARAECREPALLVPCSREHVKRRWFYPANGSCVEWGFPEGSCVNVRLRLFQSMQQCLLDCVQHDAPACREYPVGQRCGEYQVNFPVFSAANKNGRFECLTVDPAEKLCLLGPNMFRSYRACARACLIS, via the exons ATGGAGCAGCAGCAGCTGATCACGAAGGAGGACTCCCCTAGGCGTGTCCGAATGGAACACGCGTCCACCACGTCGTCCGTCGGCTTCCGCCTGACCAGCAAGAAG GTTATCGTGTTCCTGGTCTCTGCCGTGGCGGTGCTCGGGTGCGTGCTCGCGCTGAACGTGGTTCACATGTACGGGACGCCGGCGTTCACGGCCGAGACGGCGAGCACAGGGCCGCAGGAGGAGGATTACCTGTCGGTGCCGGTGTCCGCCGCCCTGCCGGTACAAGCGGCGCCAGCTGTAGAGCGGGCCCCGCCTGCCGAGTCGGCGGCACCTTCGCAGCCTGCAGGCGCGATGCCAGCCGCCGTCGCGGAGAGTGGCGAAGCCGCGGACATCGCCACCTTCACGCAGCTTGCGGCCGGCGAAGATGACAGCGGTCTCGGCGGCAACGACACG CGGCAGATGGATCCCCGGTGCCTGGATCCCGTCCAGATGACGCCGTGCTCCGAGAAGACCAGTCGGTGGCCGGCTTTCTTCTTCGACGGCCGCCGCTGCTTGACGCCTGTGAGCGTGCCGCCGCCTGGGTGCCTGGAGGGCCCCAACCGCTTCCGCTCGCTAGGCCACTGCCGCGGCGCCTGCCAG GGCCAGGGCGCGCGCGCCGAGTGCCGCGAGCCGGCGCTGCTGGTGCCGTGCAGCCGGGAGCACGTCAAGCGGCGCTGGTTCTACCCGGCCAACGGCAGCTGCGTCGAGTGGGGCTTCCCGGAGGGCAGCTGCGTCAACGTGCGGCTGCGCCTCTTCCAGAGCATGCAGCAGTGCCTGCTCGACTGCGTGCAGCACGACGCGCCCGCCTGCCGGGAGTACCCTGTCGGCCAGCGATGCGGAGAGTACCAG GTCAACTTTCCGGTGTTCTCTGCCGCGAACAAGAATGGACGTTTCGAGTGCCTGACGGTGGACCCAGCAGAAAAGCTCTGTCTTCTGGGTCCCAACATGTTCCGCAGCTACCGCGCATGCGCCCGCGCTTGCCTCATTTCGTGA
- the LOC119440713 gene encoding uncharacterized protein LOC119440713 codes for MRVASQRSLRPSSTEVSSLRDARSSSIASSLQDTTSIKTASSLSDGSGVEVAAAIADSAVGDRPRRSFLQLSLAATVGIFALLATAALAFSVLWAGSAAFQEGIPSTLDATDGDQAVVDNRGPEVGAPPAPKPQIKYGFEDEPVHWGESVGEGLDLGANPEKVPNPRCGQFQFSFCSERKGGAYFDPTLASCLPISTEIVYVCNRSPNRFSSLHECRRSCVEAARPHRRCMATPQFSYCNRELTSSWWFSNGTHCEEWRFPLGMCPARGSSVFASARQCRENCLRPRDKLQCCHKPEPRVCAFGQLKYPYFAAVGFDGCFRCLEATASTLAGYQCLIGANRFDTMDACNSTCVDHDGNE; via the exons ATGCGAGTCGCGTCCCAACGGAGTCTCAGACCTTCGTCGACCGAGGTGTCCTCTCTGCGGGATGCTCGCTCCTCGTCGATCGCCTCGTCCTTGCAGGACACAACGTCCATCAAGACGGCGTCGTCCCTCTCCGACGGCAGCGGCGTCGAGGTCGCCGCAGCGATCGCGGACTCCGCCGTCGGCGACCGGCCGCGGCGCTCGTTCCTGCAGCTCTCGCTAGCTGCCACGGTGGGCATTTTTGCGCTGTTGGCCACCGCGGCCCTCGCCTTCAGCGTGCTGTGGGCCGGCTCGGCCGCCTTCCAAGAGGGCATCCCCAGCACTCTCGACGCCACCGATGGCGACCAAGCCGTGGTCGATAACCGCGGGCCGGAGGTTGGCGCCCCGCCCGCCCCGAAACCGCAGATCAAGTATGGCTTCGAGGACGAGCCCGTGCACTGGGGTGAGAGCGTGGGCGAAGGACTCGATCTCGGCGCCAATCCGGAGAAGGTG CCAAATCCTCGGTGTGGCCAGTTCCAGTTCTCCTTCTGCAGCGAGCGTAAGGGCGGTGCGTACTTCGACCCGACGCTGGCCTCTTGCCTGCCGATCTCGACCGAAATCGTCTACGTATGCAACCGGAGCCCGAATCGGTTCTCTTCGCTGCACGAGTGCCGTCGCAGCTGTGTGGAGGCCGCACGGCCGCATAGGCGGTGCATGGCGACGCCGCAGTTCTCGTACTGCAACAG GGAGTTGACGAGCAGCTGGTGGTTCTCGAACGGCACCCATTGTGAGGAGTGGCGCTtcccactaggtatgtgccccgCCCGGGGCAGCTCGGTTTTCGCGAGCGCGCGTCAGTGCCGTGAAAACTGCCTGCGACCGCGGGACAAGCTGCAATGCTGCCACAAGCCCGAGCCGCGCGTCTGCGCTTTCGGGCAGCTCAAGTACCCGTATTTCGCCGCGGTCGGGTTCGACGGGTGCTTCAG GTGCCTCGAGGCCACCGCCAGTACGCTCGCGGGCTACCAGTGCCTAATCGGTGCGAACCGGTTCGACACGATGGACGCATGCAACAGCACCTGCGTCGACCACGACGGCAACGAGTGA